One window of Erwinia aphidicola genomic DNA carries:
- the tagH gene encoding type VI secretion system-associated FHA domain protein TagH encodes MRLTILQNQAEAPVATCDFVPPGGTIGRSVDNDLVLPDPDRAISRLQALVHVAANGDCRLTNQGSVIAVIHNGSELTRGSQVMLDHGDTLSIGSYQIGVSDPLRAAQPDATPAFDDPLSLFEDDGAGNDQLLAMQPLASSPLPVQDGLSAEEQELRAQRQAVGRLGIDPVAHDAPPVESGAAAQGNREQRLMAALLEGMGLDTTLDKTPLTEDQMRTTGRMLSLFSQGTVALLSSRSILKRGVKAEMTMILNEANNPFKILPSGKTVLMQIYQSQMPGFMQPEQAVRDALVDLQAHQLGMIAGIRAIIAAMLQSFNPQRLEEHARRDGVMPRFALSSAKKAQLWDYFMRHYQNTSGEIEDDFHTLFGEAFLQAYDMEVNQYKDSQTRPEDV; translated from the coding sequence ATGCGATTGACCATTTTGCAGAATCAGGCTGAGGCTCCGGTAGCCACCTGTGATTTTGTGCCACCTGGCGGCACCATTGGCCGCAGCGTCGATAATGACCTGGTGTTGCCCGACCCCGATCGGGCGATTTCCCGCCTGCAGGCACTGGTCCATGTTGCCGCCAACGGCGACTGTCGCCTGACCAATCAGGGCAGCGTGATCGCCGTGATCCACAACGGCAGCGAACTGACGCGCGGCAGCCAGGTGATGCTCGACCACGGCGATACGCTGTCGATTGGCTCATACCAGATTGGCGTCAGCGACCCGCTGCGCGCCGCTCAGCCGGACGCTACGCCGGCGTTTGATGACCCGCTGTCGCTGTTTGAGGATGATGGCGCGGGCAATGACCAACTGCTGGCGATGCAGCCGCTGGCCAGCAGCCCGCTGCCGGTGCAGGACGGACTGAGTGCCGAAGAGCAGGAGCTGCGCGCGCAGCGTCAGGCCGTGGGTCGCCTCGGCATTGACCCGGTGGCACACGACGCTCCGCCGGTGGAGTCAGGCGCAGCCGCGCAGGGCAACCGTGAGCAGCGCCTGATGGCCGCGCTGCTGGAGGGGATGGGGCTGGATACCACGCTGGATAAAACCCCGCTGACGGAAGATCAGATGCGCACCACCGGACGGATGCTGAGCCTGTTTTCCCAGGGCACGGTGGCGCTGCTCTCCTCCCGCTCGATCCTCAAACGCGGGGTGAAGGCGGAGATGACCATGATCCTCAACGAGGCCAATAACCCGTTTAAGATCCTGCCGTCCGGTAAAACCGTGCTGATGCAGATTTACCAGAGCCAGATGCCCGGCTTTATGCAGCCGGAACAGGCGGTGCGCGATGCGCTGGTCGACCTGCAGGCCCACCAGCTGGGGATGATTGCCGGGATCCGCGCCATCATCGCCGCCATGCTGCAGTCGTTTAATCCGCAGCGGCTGGAGGAGCACGCCAGGCGCGACGGCGTGATGCCGCGTTTCGCCCTCAGCAGCGCAAAGAAGGCCCAGCTGTGGGACTACTTCATGCGCCACTATCAAAACACCTCGGGCGAAATTGAGGATGATTTCCACACCCTGTTTGGAGAAGCGTTCCTGCAGGCCTACGACATGGAAGTGAATCAGTACAAAGACTCACAAACCCGACCGGAAGACGTATGA
- the tagF gene encoding type VI secretion system-associated protein TagF → MAANNDLGWYGKLPTAGDFLQHRMPEAVINSWSNWFQLGLIHWHHHHDGASDLFSQAPVWNFALPATLGVQRVQLGCLMPSRDRVGRAWPLLVLQSVPMKYWHPAQLAISGDWFQEVGSTMVQAVQQRHTAEWLEQALCGIAPLSLPDTGRSDIMDVIGYQDLPCTLDWREVATRFDPLQYTSYWWTNQSDGYPLASHKHSGNLTAQLFSQLFHPAAAAQPGRHGLYPPMFE, encoded by the coding sequence ATGGCAGCCAATAATGACCTGGGATGGTATGGCAAATTGCCGACTGCTGGCGATTTTTTGCAGCACCGGATGCCGGAAGCAGTGATTAACAGCTGGTCCAACTGGTTTCAGCTCGGGCTGATCCACTGGCATCACCATCACGATGGTGCCAGCGATCTGTTCAGCCAGGCGCCGGTATGGAATTTTGCCCTGCCCGCCACGCTTGGGGTGCAGCGGGTGCAGCTGGGCTGCCTGATGCCGTCACGCGACCGCGTCGGGCGCGCCTGGCCGCTGCTGGTGTTGCAAAGCGTGCCGATGAAGTACTGGCACCCGGCACAGCTGGCGATCTCCGGTGACTGGTTTCAGGAAGTGGGCTCCACCATGGTTCAGGCGGTGCAGCAGCGGCATACTGCAGAGTGGCTGGAGCAGGCGCTGTGCGGCATTGCTCCGCTGTCGCTGCCTGACACCGGGCGCTCCGATATTATGGACGTGATTGGTTATCAGGATCTGCCCTGCACGCTGGACTGGCGCGAGGTGGCAACGCGCTTTGATCCGTTACAGTACACCAGCTACTGGTGGACCAATCAGAGCGACGGCTACCCTCTGGCCAGCCATAAACACAGCGGCAATCTGACCGCACAGCTCTTTTCACAACTCTTTCATCCGGCTGCCGCTGCGCAGCCGGGCCGTCATGGGCTCTATCCACCGATGTTTGAATAG
- a CDS encoding PP2C family protein-serine/threonine phosphatase codes for MNINFSSTSQIGARVSNQDTTGALLGDHHACFMVCDGVAGNTGGELAARIARDTLLAQLDGDTPLQPQNTATLVENTEQAIRAAQRNNLNYSQMSTTLAALFIDRDALQAWWVHAGDSRVYHFRRGLIHAVTRDHSLAQQLQDAGYENTGINSNLLYNALGADVSHPHGYSEVLPLEDGDAFLVCTDGFWSNLTPGEMEQALRMVNSPQEWLALMQKAIDRSAKTDNLSAVAVWVGSPQETTLLFSMADSARFLPPRD; via the coding sequence ATGAATATCAATTTTTCCAGCACCTCGCAGATCGGCGCGCGCGTGAGCAATCAGGACACCACGGGAGCCCTGTTAGGCGACCACCATGCCTGTTTTATGGTCTGTGATGGCGTGGCGGGCAACACGGGCGGCGAGCTGGCGGCCCGCATCGCGCGCGACACGCTGCTGGCTCAGCTGGACGGCGACACGCCGCTTCAGCCACAAAATACCGCCACCCTGGTCGAAAATACCGAGCAGGCGATACGCGCGGCGCAGCGGAATAATCTGAATTACAGCCAGATGAGCACCACGCTGGCGGCGCTGTTTATCGACCGCGATGCGCTGCAGGCCTGGTGGGTACACGCCGGTGACAGCCGGGTTTATCACTTCCGCCGGGGTCTGATCCATGCCGTTACCCGTGACCATAGTCTGGCCCAGCAGCTGCAGGATGCTGGCTATGAAAATACCGGAATTAACAGTAATTTACTTTATAATGCGCTCGGCGCAGATGTCTCACATCCCCACGGCTACAGCGAAGTGCTGCCGCTGGAAGATGGGGATGCATTTTTGGTCTGCACCGACGGTTTCTGGAGCAACCTCACGCCGGGTGAAATGGAGCAGGCGCTGCGCATGGTGAATTCACCGCAGGAGTGGCTGGCGCTGATGCAGAAAGCCATCGATCGCAGCGCAAAAACCGATAACCTGAGCGCCGTCGCCGTCTGGGTTGGCTCGCCGCAGGAAACCACATTACTCTTTTCGATGGCGGATTCGGCTCGTTTTCTCCCGCCACGCGATTAA